ACTTATTCTGTGACAGTATTTATGTAACTGACTTCCATTCTTAAGCTTTGTTAATTTTCCCAATGTTTTTTGTACCATTTCTCCCATAGAATAACAACAATCTAGAAGCCTGTTGTCGAGCCCTTTCCCAGGAGAGCAGCAAATACTTGTATATGGAATACCATAGTCCAGAAGACaatagaatgaatagaaatcGCCTTTTGCATATTAATCTGGGTATCCATTCTCCTAGTAGCTACCACCCAGGAGATGGAGCTCACCTTAATGGTGGTCGGACACTGGTACATAGCTCAAGTGATGGACATATTGATCCTCAACATGCAGCAGGCAAACAGCTGATATGTTTAGTTCAGGAACCACACTCAGCTCCAGCTGTTGTGGCTGCTACTCCCAACTATAATCCGTTTTTTATGAATGAACAGAACAGAAGTGCAGCTACCCCACCTTCACAGCCACCTCAGCAGCCATCTTCCATGCAGACAGGAATGACGCCATCTGCTATGCAAGGTccttcaccaccacctccatcctACATGCACATACCTCGGTATAGTACAAATCCAATTACTGTTACAGTGTCCCAAAACCTTCCTTCTGGACAGACTGTGCCAAGAGCTTTGCAGATTCTTCCACAAATTCCAAGCAGTCTCTATGGATCTCCtggttctatttttattagacagCCATCTCAGAGTTCATCGGGAAGACAGACTCCTCAGAATGCTCCATGGCAGTCCTCGCCACAAGGCCCAGTGCCTCATTACAGCCAGCGTCCTTTACCTGTTTATCCCCATCAACAGAACTATCAACCTTCTCAGTATTCTCCCAAACAACAGCAGATTCCTCAGTCAGTTTACCATTCACCACCTCCTTCTCAGTGTCCATCCCCCTTTAGCTCTCCACAGCATCAAGTACAACCACCCCAGCTGGGTCACCCAAGTTCTCATGTGTTTATGCCACCCAGTCCTTCAACTACTCCACCCCACCTATATCAACAAGGACCTCCTAGTTATCAGAAACCAGGAAGTCATTCAGTAGCCTATCTCCCTTACGCAGCATCTAGCTTACCCAAAGGTTCCATGAAGAAGATAGAAATTACAGTTGAACCTTCTCAAAGACCTGGGACAGCAATAACTAGAAGTCCATCACCTATCAGTAATCAACCGTCTCCAAGGAACCAGCACTCACTGTATACAGCCACCACGCCACCTTCAAGTTCCCCTTCAAGAGGGATCTCTAGTCAACCAAAACCTCCATTTAGTGTTAATCCtgtgtatattacatatacacagCCAACTGGACCTTCATGTGCTCCATCACCATCTCCTCGGGTGATACCAAACCCaactacagtttttaaaattactgtagGCCGAGCAACAACTGAAAACCTTTTAAATTTAGTGGACCAAGAAGAACGCTCTGCAGCACCAGAACCTATTCAGCCCATTTCAGTGATACCAGGCTctgggggagaaaagggaaacCACAAATATCAAAGGAGTTCTAGTTCTGGATCAGATGACTATGCCTATACCCAAGGTAAACTTTAGACTGATGTAATTTCATATTGATAGTCTTGTGATAaatgattgaaaataaaattgaacatatttagtttcaattaaatgctttatataGTAAGTGATAACTGATAGTATTACCAAGAGTAAAATTACTGTTTCAGAGTCACCTATTcgctcttttaaaatataaaactgcaAATATGTTCATTGTAATCTTGTAACCTAATAAGACTTTTTTCGCAGATATCATTCATTGGCAAAAAATATAGACAAGTATAATGAGTATTGTAAAAAGGATAGATACATGTACCTTGAACTGGTTTGTCAAAGAATTTCAGTCTTTATAATGTTACATATAAGTGATATTATAGGAAGTagaattaatgaaataatttgtatTGTCTAGGTAAATCAAAGTTTATAAAGTCTATTCAGATTTTTTCAAATTGTACCAGAATATATGAGAGTTTAGGATTCTTTCAATATTTGAGAAGGGAACTGACTATAATTGTAATTCAGAATGCTTAATGTTAAgcctttatttcttaattttgtgtgtgtttatgaatatgaatgtaaATGTAGGCCTGTTGTgacatgtgtggaggttagaggtaCCATTCttaggggtcagttctctcctgtcaCCTTGTGGAATTTGGAGATGCAACTCAGGCCTGCATGCTGCTGTGCCATCTCCCTGGTCCTTAAGCATTTAACAATTATAGATAAGGAGGCTCTCAGGAAAACTAAGTGTTACAGAACAAGAGGTATGAACAGATGATGCCATTTTGGCTAAATTAAAGCAGAAATGGTTGTGGCCCAGCATTACTAAGACCTTAAGGTAAATGCTGATGCCCAGGTCAGATGAGACTTCTGTTCATTAACAGTGCATGGAGAAATTCTCCTATAATTTGTTTGGTGTTGTTTTCTGCAATGACTTTATCTGTCATGCTGTAGCCTTGCTGTTACATCAGCGAGCAAGAATGGAGAGGTTAGCAAAGCAATTGAAACTTGAAAAAGAGGAGCTAGAGCGGTTGAAAGCTGAAGTTAACAGTATGGAGCATGACCTGATGCAGAGACGCCTTAGAAGAGTCAGCTGCACCACTGCAATTCCCACGGTAAGTCATCTGTTGCAATATATATAATGATAGGCAGATACGGACATTCTCTGTTAaagccatttgtttttctttcaagttctAGTCCtggatgaattttttaaaacagtaatgaATGCAAGAGATTTGCCCCCAACAGTTCTTGTCAGAGTAActaaatgctttttatttacatttgcaCTTGCACAGGATTATAGCTTATTTTCAAAGACTGACAGTTAGAATATAGCGTTTATTGCAAGAACATATGGTAACAAAAGGTTTCATAAATTATTCTTCTAAGCATAGACTGTATTTTTTCTAATTGTTTAAAGTGAGTTTAAATAAGTTAATTACTAATTTCGAGAAAGTATTGGTAGAATTTCTTAAGGCATGTTAGATTCATTGTGTGTAATTGTAGAAATTAAGATGTTCAGTGTGGACCCTTAATGATCTTAAAAGAAATTACTCTGGTAAagagtttttatatttttagcctATTGGTTAATGTTGTTGATTCTAATAATGTCAAATaactttgaaaatcattaagtCTGTCTCCTTTGAGATGTCACCTTTTCTGTGATATAATCGATCTTCACTATTCAGTATTCATATATTCAGTGTTTATGAATATGATACAATGTTAGGTGCTTAGTACTTATCTGCCAGTGAAAAGAAGTAGACTTCAATGGCAGTTGCTTTATTTGCTCACATGTAATGAAGGAAAATTTCCAGTAACTGCTTTATGAATCTACTCAGTACACATCTCCACTTTTTTACATCATCCTGGAATGACCTTCCAAAGCTTCAAGTGTGTAGATCCTGTCTGTTTTCAAgggtcttcattttctttccctctctaaATCTGGCATGATCTGGCTCTTGAACATATATGCAAAGCTTCTTGTCCTCAGGATTACTGCAGCTACTTTCTTGGATACTTCATCCTACATtatagacagaaaggaaaggggaagggttTTTTGAAGTGAAAAGAATATAAGGTAATGAAGGCCTGAATTCCAGGCAGTCTTTTAAGACACAGTAAAGCTGAAGTTTCTACTGAGCTTACAGAGGTTAACGAGCATATGCTGTGTAACCTTGAACACTGTGTCAAGGTGCTTGAGTTCTATTCCGCCGTTATAGGGAACCAATAGAAATATTTTGAGGAAGAGGATTCTTGAAGAAGAGGCATATTTgagaaattaatgactttttctgTTATTACCTATATTCCTCAGTTTAGGCATTGTTAAAAAGGAGAACTTTAATTATATAaagtattgaaaaaaattataaagttaaatCAAACAGTTATGTTAATGGAATTGAGTatcttttctgattttctctatttaaaatctttattgaTTCCTTTCAGTTAGGAAGTTAACAAAGGGTAGTTAGGCAACTTGCAATCATTTAGGTATCAGtaaggtttttgggttttttggtttttggttttatttgtttgtttgtttggtaagGCTTTGTTTTGAAACACCTGGTCCATTATAGGTCCTGCTAAATAAATCTTAGTTTTAATTAGAAGTAAAAAACTGTCTGGTGTGACATTAATTAGTGCTTCAAATACAAGTACCCACAGTTTATATTGGAGTTTTTATAACTGagtcattgttttctttaaaaaaggtaGGTAAACCTTCCTGGGACTGTAGTTTTATGATTtatgatttataatttaaaaattaaatagaaaaaatagttTACTTAACCAAGTGTAGTCATCCCTCACCTAGAGAAATTAGAGTTTCTTTCATTGCTATCTTTAGACTGGAAGCAAGGACAGTAGGACATGGCTGAGAGGGTGGCTACTGTGGCCATGAAGGTTAAGTCAACAAGTGGGTTTGCAAGCCCAAATTTGGTTATTGCTTTCACTGCTTGTGTCAGTCACATAGCCTCGGATATGTAACATCTGGACttattttctcatctctaaaataTATATGGTAGAATACCCATGGTAAGGGATTTTCTTTAGAATTACATAAGGCATGTTAATCAATTTATACAATATCCAGCAAATAGCAAGAATCTTTATAAACTAGCTTGAAATACTGAAAATTTTTGCTTGAAATAGATAACACAAATCTGAAGCATTTTATAAAAccaattttgttttaagatagcaATAAGGTAACATATTTACAACtaatttggtaaaaaaaaaaccaaaataacaaaacaaaaccaataaatctAGTCAGAATTTTCAGGTTGTTAATTGAGTCTCATTTGAAGGAATACCCATATGGGATTTGGAATCAGAATACCTTTGATATTTACTAGCTATATTGACTGTATTTACTAGACTATATTAACAGAGGGGCTATAGCTTTGTTATAATATTGGCCACATAAGGAAGCAATGTATGTAGTGTGCCTTGGGTGTCATTAAGTACCCAGCAAATATATAAGAATACCAGAGAGCTGACACTTTCCTAACATGCATGCATTGCTACTTTCAGATTTCCAAGAAACTTATTACCaagttttacattaaaaataggaGAGAAATACTTGGTTAATGAGACTAGAATGTGTATTTCTGACCAGCTATATGTATAGTTGCAGAAATTTTGAGGAGccatgaaatatttttcaaatgataGCGATAGTATTTTGATAGTGTCATTTTTCTTTAGCTTGCTATTTATCACATTTTATGAAATCTTTCTTAATATGTCATCTCTCAAAGAGGtataaatatgagaaagaaatgttaaacttTTGTTAATAATATTCATCGAGGAAGCAGAGTCTTAAAGTTTACCTTGAAAGATAAAAAAGATTTTAGTATGGAGAGAGCTGCCCTCCTCCCCCAAGTTAGTTCTCCGGATCCATCCTGTTCTAATTGAATTTGGGGGCTACTACACTGCTTTGTGACCTACATGTATAATTGGGGCCAAAGCACCAAGAACCAATGGTGGTCTTCAATATTGGTGTCTATAACACTAGTTTTTAAAGTTCCAAGTACACTTGACTTAAGGGATTTTTACTACCTTTTCAAAATAGCATAGAActattatttgaaaatgtcagCTACAAGTATTCTATCAGCCTACATATAAGTCTAGATTATAAATTATTGTGAATACCAATCTTCTGTGTAGGCATGGTGTACTTTTGATAAATGACCCGACTCAAAAAGAGCTACTCACCTCCCCCTTGCTTGAGTATAACATGTGTTATTAGTATATCCATGCTTGGTTACAAAGCATCACTATTTGGGCCCACTGTGGCTAAAACTTCTCGCTTTCTATTGCAAAATATATAGGAAGGATAAGTCCTTAGGTACTGAACTCACAAAATAGGGGTCACTTCTGTATTTCTAGGAGGATGAAATCATCCATGTTGATGCTCAAGCATGtgttttataccattttaatatCACTTGGCAAGCATTTTACACATCAACATCACATACTTTGTCCATAGGAATGAGGAAAGAATAGCAGTTCGTACTAAATGTTTCCAGATGGTTCTTGTTGATCCACTAGCATTCTGAGGGCCTAGAGCaagcaagctctctctctctctctctctctctctctctctctctctctctctctctctctctctttggttttttcaagacagggtttctctgtatagtcctggttgttctggaactcactttgtagaccaggctagcctcgaactcagaaatccacctgcctctgcctcccaagtgctgggattaaaggcgtacaccaccaccgcacagctcttttttatttttaagttaaaattcagtttgatatttttcttcaaatatttgagACTGAATAATGATAGTTATCTATAAGGTCCTAAGATAAGTGGGCACAAAACACATGTAAAATTAGCAGTCTTCAAATGCTCTTAAATAAGTAGGACATGTACAGATAATATTCAGAAAATGCTTTTTACATCACTGTGTTTAACTTTTGGTCCCTTCATGTTTGTGGATATTGCCATTTACTCTGTTAGAATCTCCCAACCGCATAAGGCATCCTATCTGCTTTTTTAGTGCCCTGTTAACCTGTTTAGTCTTCgacagaatacattttttaattattttattaggtattgtcttcattaacatttcaaatgctatcccgaatgtcccctataccctccccccaccctgctcccctacccacccactcctacttcttggcccNGGTGTTCCCCtctaatggggcatataaagtttgcaagaccaaggggcctctcttcccagtgatggctgactaggccatcttctgctacatatgcagctagagacacaNNNNNNNNNNNNNNNNNNNNNNNNNNNNNNNNNNNNNNNNNNNNNNNNNNNNNNNNNNNNNNNNNNNNNNNNNNNNNNNNNNNNNNNNNNNNNNNNNNNNNNNNNNNNNNNNNNNNNNNNNNNNNNNNNNNNNNNNNNNNNNNNNNNNNNNNNNNNNNNNNNNNNNNNNNNNNNNNNNNNNNNNNNNNNNNNNNNNNNNNNNNNNNNNNNNNNNNNNNNNNNNNNNNNNNNNNNNNNNNNNNNNNNNNNNNNNNNNNNNNNNNNNNNNNNtatccacccgttggtcttccttctttttggttttctacatccttagtgaggtaacccaatcacaaaagaagtcactagatatgcactcactgataagtagatattagcccagaaacttagaatacccaagatacaattggcaaAACATGTTTTTAACAGAAGCAATCTTTCTcaatctctttgtctctgtctgcctgtgtgtatctgtttgtctctgtttgtctttatctctgtctctttctccccccctctctccttccctccctccctctccctcattccACCCCTCTCTCTGTTAGTAGGTAATTTAACATTCTACTTTGTGTATTTGAAATTACCTAGTAATTAAACTTATACCTGGGCTATGTGGGAAACACTTCAGTATCCATACCATTAGAGTCTAGGCACAAATTCTAAAGAAATTAAGAGCAGTatgggagagctggagagatggctcagtggttaagagcactgactgctcttccagaggtcctgagttcaattcccagcaaccacatggtggcttacaaccatccgtaatgggatctgatgccctcttctggtgtgcctgaagacagctacagtgtactaatatacataaaacaaataaatagttctttttaaaaaatggtatggGAATTACAAGTTCATCAGAAAAAGGTCTTTTCAGTTACTGAAAAGACCCCAAGGATTGGAATGGGCTGGACAGACTAATGTAGAAGAAACAGAGGAGTGTATTGATGCCTgatatttctctgtgtttcttttgatCTAGAAAAACAAGTATctctataaatttatataaatttgtataaGTTCTGGCTCTACCACTTATGAGCTTTATACCCTTAGGAAATTTAACCTCTTTGATGTTTTCTCATCAGGAATTTCATGCAGTACTCCCTACCTTAAAGTTCCTTTTAGCAGGAGTGAGGGAATTCTGGTAAACCTGGTACCTAAAGCTAAGTAAGCACTAACTTTTATCAGGTTAGACAAGACTAAAATCATGGTTGGTTGTTGCACTTTCCCTTaccacaaaaacataaataaggtATTTTCTGTGCCCTGTTATTACAGTGAACGTAGCTTTTACGatagaccagagttcagtttgtGCCTGGCTACCACACATGGTGTTTGTTACTATGTGGCCACGTTGATGTCTTCAGTGTACTTTTGACTTCAAAAGCATACACAGACATGTTATATAATCCATCTTATAGACAAGGCTGGATTCTTAGTTTTACCCCATCAGATCAATTAACATGAAAGACAGTTCTTAAATGTTGGGCTTGATAATGACTTTCCCACAATTGCTATTTTGGGTGCTTTCTTACTAGCCTGAGGAAATGACAAGATTGAGAAGCATGAACAGACAACTCCAGATAAATGTTGACTGTACACTGAAAGAAGTTGACCTCCTTCAATCTAGAGGTATAGACTTGATTATTTGGTAAACCATAAGTCATAGTGTGGTATTTTAAACTGCTTAGATGGCAATACTTTTGGGTTCATAGATTTAAGGACAGGTTTCTGTATAACTGTTGTAACAATGGCTTTAAGGAGATTCCCACACTTCATGGATCAAGGTGTCAAAAAATAATGTTACTTTGGCAGTTTCATCATTTATCCTGATTGTTTTATATTGTTACATTGCATTTTTGTCATTGAATGTGTTTCATAAATTGATGAGTATTATTTCTAAGACACAGTTTATATTATATGAGTCTTTGAAAATACCGTGACAGAAAGGGAGTCCAGAGTAGGATATCTGAGTTCttggttttaaaagaatttctctGTGTTGCAGTAAAAGCTCTCTTATCTTTTAGGTAGCCAGCTCATCACATTACAGAAGGACTTGCTTTCCCATAGACTGCTGCTCCCATTGATTACATGTGCTGCATATGCTAGTTAGCTAGGTTTCTTcagttaaaattaatatttcataacTAAAAAGAATTCATGagaatgcttttcttttaaaaactgtctttGGCTTTTATAGAGAGTCAAGCATAAAGTGATAGAAACTGTAATTAGATTTGAATGAACACAAGCAGAAAGGGGAAAGCTTTGTAAGAAAGTGTCCTTAGTATATCACGTGCTGTATTCAGAAGACACCAAAACGCAAAATTATAAATCAAGGTTCAGCAAACTAGGGCCCTACTGCctgtttttagaaaacaa
This window of the Mus pahari chromosome X, PAHARI_EIJ_v1.1, whole genome shotgun sequence genome carries:
- the Tab3 gene encoding TGF-beta-activated kinase 1 and MAP3K7-binding protein 3; this translates as MAQNSPQLDIQVLHDLRQRFPEIPEGVVSQCMLQNNNNLEACCRALSQESSKYLYMEYHSPEDNRMNRNRLLHINLGIHSPSSYHPGDGAHLNGGRTLVHSSSDGHIDPQHAAGKQLICLVQEPHSAPAVVAATPNYNPFFMNEQNRSAATPPSQPPQQPSSMQTGMTPSAMQGPSPPPPSYMHIPRYSTNPITVTVSQNLPSGQTVPRALQILPQIPSSLYGSPGSIFIRQPSQSSSGRQTPQNAPWQSSPQGPVPHYSQRPLPVYPHQQNYQPSQYSPKQQQIPQSVYHSPPPSQCPSPFSSPQHQVQPPQLGHPSSHVFMPPSPSTTPPHLYQQGPPSYQKPGSHSVAYLPYAASSLPKGSMKKIEITVEPSQRPGTAITRSPSPISNQPSPRNQHSLYTATTPPSSSPSRGISSQPKPPFSVNPVYITYTQPTGPSCAPSPSPRVIPNPTTVFKITVGRATTENLLNLVDQEERSAAPEPIQPISVIPGSGGEKGNHKYQRSSSSGSDDYAYTQALLLHQRARMERLAKQLKLEKEELERLKAEVNSMEHDLMQRRLRRVSCTTAIPTPEEMTRLRSMNRQLQINVDCTLKEVDLLQSRGNFDPKAINNFYDHIEPGPVVPPKPSKKDSSDSCAIERKARRISVTSKAPVDIHDSQAASADEHLSICKQSSRTQPRDEDYEGAPWNCDSCTFLNHPALNRCEQCEMPRYT